The sequence AGTAAAAGAAATGGAAAAGCGATTAGAGCAAATGTAATCTTAGTGATGATAAGGTTTTGTTTGACGTGAGGCATGAAAATAAAGGCTTGGTAGGTATATATACCAAGCTTTTTTAATTTTTCTTATAACGGTTTTAACCTTGATGGTTGGATTTTGATTGATCGTGAAAGGTCACGGTTTTGCTTTTCTTCGTAATGCACGAATGCGCCTATAGAGGCTTTTGTCCTTTAATTGTTTGAAATTACCTCGTATTAGTGGTTCAATATTGACTTCATAAACCCAAATGTCCTTTTTATCATCTAGCCCGATATCTACAGCAAATTCATAATTACATGGATACATTGGGCTGATCGTTTTGACTACATGTAACACACAAGCATGCAAACGATCGATGATTTCAGTTTGCTCTTCTCTAGTAAAGGATAAATGCAAAGAAAACAAGTCTTCGATAAGAGTTGGTGTTCCCCCGTTATGAGAGGTTGTAACGATTTCTTTTACAGGACCAATGCGAGCGCATATCCCGCCTATCAACCAATCTCCGTTTACTCGTAGGGCATGACAGCGTAAATCAAAGGGTCGACCGCTTTCCGTATAGCTGTTAATCCCTTGCTGAATGACATATCTTTTGTTTTTTGTTCTTTTTTTAAGTGCTGTCCAGAGATTGTTTTTGCTTGTAAAGTTCTTGATGTTCGTACTCCAGCTTTCTCGTAATTGAAAGTGGTCATTCGCCAAACGTTTTATTTTAAGGATGCCTTGAGATTTTCTCCCACTATCTGGCTTGACAAACACGGATGAATGTTTTTCAATCATTTGTTCAAAGGTTGCTCTGTAAAGTAGTTCAGTATCTGGGATGTATGATGCAGTATGACTTGAGTTTTCAAGAACATAGGCAACAGCTAATTTACTTTTCACTTGATGACGTTTTATTGACATCTAATCACCTTCTCTTAGACACTTGAATGATGTGCCTTATCATTGGTTGCGTAAAAATTCATTTGCCACTAGAAATTTATGATATGATTGTTCATCATTATATTTTTTCATGCCGATACAATCTGGTTTGGTGTTTGCTTCAATGAACCACAATTTACCGTTCTTATCAATAGCCATATCTAATCCAAGAATTCGAAATGGAAAATGATTCCCTAGCATTGTAGCTATTTGGTGAGAGAGGTCAACTAGTTCTCGATACACGGGCAAAGGATCAATGTCTTGATCGATGTCTGCTAATGTTGTTTCTAACGGTAATTCTAAAGAACGGTTTTTGGCATACGTGACAACAGAATCTTTATGGTCTCCTATCTTTGCACAAGTGATTGAAAGTTGCCATCGATCGAGTGGTTTTTGCATGACAAGCCGAATGTCAAAGGGGCGGTGGTTGTAAGTGGCAAGATCAATTCCATTTTGGATTAAATACTGTTTTTCGTAGGAAAGTTTTTTCCTGATTTCTTGATAGATTTGCTTCTGGTCAACAATCTTGCTGAAATTTTTGCCATTTGAAATTTCCCATTTGTTATTAGAAACAGCTTTTATCCGAAAAATACCTAGCCCTTGCCTTCCTTTATCAGGTTTGATATAAATACTAGAATACTTTTTTAGCATTATTTTTAAATGGTTTCTAGTAAACCATTTTGTTGTTGGTATGTGCTCACAAATGATTGGATCGTTCATGAGTACTTTCGTCTTATCCATTTTACTTCTAATGACTTTATGTTTAGACATCACAGACCACTCCTTATGTTCTTATTTATGTTAAGAGTGGATTTCTTGTATGTGCGAATGTCTAGGTACAGGTTATGTTTTAATGGAAAGGTCATGAATTCATTGGCTCTATCATTTACAATAAGAGAGTATAAAAAAGACAATATCCTAGTCGAAAGTAAGTTTGGAAAGGGTGAATCGAGTTGAAATTATTCCATACCGCTGATTGGCACTTAGGAAAGCTGATCCAAGGTGTTTATATGACAGAGGATCAACGTTACGTTTTAACCCAATTTATCGATGCCATTAAAGAGGAGAAACCTGACGCAGTCATCGTTGCGGGTGACTTATATGACAGAGCAATTCCGCCGACAGAGGCTGTGAATCTATTAGATGAACTGTTTGAGGAGATTGTCACGAATTTAAATACCCCGGTACTTGCGATTGCAGGTAACCATGATGGACCAGATCGAATTGATTTTGGAAATTCATTTATGAAAAGTAACGGGCTTCACCTTGTTGGACAACTTCGCACATCACTTCCCCCAGTTAAGTTGCGTGATCAATATGGAGAAGTACATTTTCACCTCGTGCCATATGCTGAGCCTGGAATGGTCCGTCATGTATTTGCGGATGACAGTATTCGCACCCATGATGATGCGATGAGAGTGATCACAACGAAGATTACAGAAGCGCTTGATCACCAGGCGCGACATGTTTTTGTTGGTCATGCATTTGTAACGGCTAAAGGGGAACAAGCAGAGAATACGAGTGACTCTGAGCGACCGCTTACGATCGGTGGGGCGGAGCATGTTCCATCGAGTTATTTTGAGGCGTTCCATTATACGGCCCTTGGCCATCTTCATCAAGCGCATAACGTGTCTTCAAATCAAATTCGTTATGCAGGGTCTCCGTTAAAGTACTCAGTTTCAGAGGAAAACCACAAGAAAGGCTTTTATGTTGTCGAGTTGGATGAATTCGGTGAGGTGACGGTTGAAAAGCGCTTATTAAAACCGCGCCGTGATATGTATACCGTAGAGGCTTATATCGATGAATTAGAGACCCATGAGATGAATGATGATTACGTTTTTGTACGATTACTTGATGAAAATCCTGTTCTTTATCCGATGGAGAAGGTTCGTTCTGTTTATCCGAATGCGATGCATGTGGAGCGAAAAATCATCCGTCAGCATAGTGAACAATCGAACATGGACGTGAATCGTGAGCAGATGGACGAGCTTTCCTTGTTCCGTTCATTTTATAAAGAAGTCAAAGGTGCCGAATTGACAGAAGAAAAAGAGGCGCGTTTTGCGGATCTTTTAGATGAAGTCTTTAAAAAAGAGAGGGAACGACTATGAAACCAGTAAAGTTAACCTTGATTGCGTTTGGCCCTTATCGTAATAGGGAAGTCATTGATTTCCGTGACCTACAAGAGCAAAGTTTATTTGTGATCTCAGGGAATACGGGTGCTGGGAAAACAACGATTTTTGATGGCATTTGCTTTGCCTTGTACGGTGTGGCTAATGGGGAAGAACGAAATGATTCTAAACTGTTGCGTAGTCATTTTGCAAATGATGATGACCATACGGCAGTTGAGTTTGACTTTGAACTTCGTGGTAAAACGTATCGTGTTTTTCGACAATTGCCTCACGTCAAGAAAAATAATAAAACAGCGACCGGTGGGAAAATCGAGCTCTATGAAACGACGGATGGCCAGTTGACTCCATGTGTGGAACGTTTCGCTGTGACAGACGTAAATCGAAAATTGGAGCAGCTTATTGGTTTAACGAAGGAACAATTCACACAAATTGTGATGCTTCCACAAGGGGAGTTTCGTAAATTACTCACATCAGAAACGGCAAATAAAGAAGAAATTC comes from Desertibacillus haloalkaliphilus and encodes:
- a CDS encoding exonuclease SbcCD subunit D, with protein sequence MKLFHTADWHLGKLIQGVYMTEDQRYVLTQFIDAIKEEKPDAVIVAGDLYDRAIPPTEAVNLLDELFEEIVTNLNTPVLAIAGNHDGPDRIDFGNSFMKSNGLHLVGQLRTSLPPVKLRDQYGEVHFHLVPYAEPGMVRHVFADDSIRTHDDAMRVITTKITEALDHQARHVFVGHAFVTAKGEQAENTSDSERPLTIGGAEHVPSSYFEAFHYTALGHLHQAHNVSSNQIRYAGSPLKYSVSEENHKKGFYVVELDEFGEVTVEKRLLKPRRDMYTVEAYIDELETHEMNDDYVFVRLLDENPVLYPMEKVRSVYPNAMHVERKIIRQHSEQSNMDVNREQMDELSLFRSFYKEVKGAELTEEKEARFADLLDEVFKKERERL
- a CDS encoding YheC/YheD family protein, which produces MSIKRHQVKSKLAVAYVLENSSHTASYIPDTELLYRATFEQMIEKHSSVFVKPDSGRKSQGILKIKRLANDHFQLRESWSTNIKNFTSKNNLWTALKKRTKNKRYVIQQGINSYTESGRPFDLRCHALRVNGDWLIGGICARIGPVKEIVTTSHNGGTPTLIEDLFSLHLSFTREEQTEIIDRLHACVLHVVKTISPMYPCNYEFAVDIGLDDKKDIWVYEVNIEPLIRGNFKQLKDKSLYRRIRALRRKAKP
- a CDS encoding YheC/YheD family protein, whose translation is MSKHKVIRSKMDKTKVLMNDPIICEHIPTTKWFTRNHLKIMLKKYSSIYIKPDKGRQGLGIFRIKAVSNNKWEISNGKNFSKIVDQKQIYQEIRKKLSYEKQYLIQNGIDLATYNHRPFDIRLVMQKPLDRWQLSITCAKIGDHKDSVVTYAKNRSLELPLETTLADIDQDIDPLPVYRELVDLSHQIATMLGNHFPFRILGLDMAIDKNGKLWFIEANTKPDCIGMKKYNDEQSYHKFLVANEFLRNQ